One region of Verrucomicrobiota bacterium genomic DNA includes:
- a CDS encoding glutamate 5-kinase: MRARLLQNVTRIVVKLGTGVLTDSRKQPDLGQLRQLVAQLAGQRNAGREIVLVTSGAVGAGMGVLGHAERPRDLAELQACAAVGQSRLMTTYERLFESFGLHVAQVLLTHDDLEHHDRH, translated from the coding sequence GTGCGTGCCCGCCTGCTCCAGAATGTCACCCGCATCGTGGTGAAGCTCGGCACCGGCGTCCTCACCGACAGCCGGAAGCAGCCCGACTTGGGGCAACTCCGCCAACTTGTCGCGCAACTCGCGGGCCAGCGGAATGCCGGCCGCGAAATCGTGCTCGTCACCTCCGGCGCCGTGGGCGCGGGCATGGGCGTGCTCGGCCACGCGGAGCGCCCGCGCGACCTCGCTGAGTTGCAGGCATGCGCCGCCGTCGGCCAGTCGCGGCTGATGACCACTTACGAGCGGCTCTTCGAGTCGTTCGGCCTCCACGTCGCGCAGGTCCTCCTCACGCACGACGACCTCGAGCACCACGACCGCCAT